The proteins below come from a single Gemmatimonadota bacterium genomic window:
- a CDS encoding DUF1460 domain-containing protein, whose translation MKRRIVICALGLIGFASSATGAGSIPPEPRSPSADAGLSLAGRFAEVARDLLGLPYHNGPLGEGAFGGPDPDPRVDWERVDCVTYLEQCLARALTPLDASLLPVLDAIRYRAGVVGFAERNHFMVTDWLPANSWLVRDVTAQSAPGKTLRIRRTIDRAEFLRGHGVTPSPADAPREATIAVIPRRDAAKAEGRLRTGDLVFWVGDREGIFSLHTGLVARGLSGELLFRHASSRAGQVVDDSFRDYAASAEYAVGFLVLRPRADARVPLSAQPSPADGSSGGNP comes from the coding sequence ATGAAGCGTCGCATCGTGATCTGCGCGCTGGGCCTGATCGGTTTCGCCTCGTCGGCGACCGGGGCCGGGTCCATTCCTCCGGAGCCCCGCTCGCCCTCCGCAGACGCCGGTCTCTCTCTTGCGGGTCGTTTCGCGGAAGTGGCCCGGGATCTTCTGGGGCTTCCCTATCACAACGGCCCCCTGGGGGAAGGCGCGTTCGGCGGTCCGGACCCCGACCCGCGCGTGGACTGGGAGCGCGTGGACTGCGTGACCTATCTTGAGCAGTGTCTCGCACGGGCGCTCACCCCGCTGGACGCATCCCTGCTGCCGGTGCTGGACGCCATCCGTTATCGTGCGGGCGTCGTGGGTTTTGCGGAGCGCAACCACTTCATGGTCACCGACTGGCTCCCTGCGAACTCTTGGCTTGTGCGGGATGTGACGGCTCAGAGTGCGCCGGGAAAGACGCTCCGCATTCGTCGCACGATTGATCGCGCCGAGTTCCTTCGTGGGCACGGAGTGACGCCGTCCCCGGCGGACGCTCCGCGCGAAGCCACGATTGCGGTGATTCCCCGCCGGGATGCGGCGAAGGCGGAAGGGCGGCTCCGCACGGGCGACCTGGTGTTCTGGGTCGGGGATCGCGAAGGGATCTTCTCTCTCCATACGGGACTGGTGGCCCGGGGACTGTCCGGAGAGCTTCTCTTTCGTCATGCCTCCTCCCGTGCCGGGCAGGTGGTGGACGACTCCTTCCGCGACTATGCGGCCTCGGCGGAGTATGCTGTCGGCTTCCTGGTACTTCGCCCCCGGGCGGATGCGCGCGTTCCGCTGTCCGCGCAACCCTCCCCGGCCGATGGATCCTCCGGAGGGAACCCGTGA
- a CDS encoding putative sugar nucleotidyl transferase — protein MTERLILFEDERGAAFEPVALTRSVASLRSGALTARERAASRVPGLEAGLLCRGALAATESASGVWGCVNGNGAGAAFFLSAAGALSPDLASLPTPAPGEALLADGRFIAARADADAAARIVSRIREILGDGLSPDPVGPDWGRILEECGLSVSDFPLSIPSHAADLMANAPRMLAEEFAAPEKSAPPVDPVDFPGVSFVRPERVRLAEGVTLAPGVVVDATDGPVSLGPGTRVGANAVLTGPVGIGAGSVVNPAARLLHGVATGPACKLGGEVEQSVLLGYSNKQHDGFLGHSYLGCWVNLGAATDTSDLKNDYGAVKITLCGSRVDTGSRHVGSIIGDHSKTGIHTMLNTGTVLGVSANVFGAGYPPTEIPSFVWGGPGDWADYRVDKALQVAAVVTARRGISFGKPDEELLRRVRDETATPRKAWLEGRAREE, from the coding sequence GTGACCGAGCGACTGATTCTCTTTGAGGACGAACGCGGTGCCGCATTCGAACCCGTGGCGCTGACGCGTTCGGTGGCAAGCTTGCGCAGCGGCGCACTGACGGCGAGGGAGCGCGCGGCAAGCCGGGTTCCCGGGCTGGAGGCGGGGCTTCTCTGTCGCGGGGCGCTCGCGGCCACGGAGTCCGCGTCCGGGGTCTGGGGCTGTGTGAATGGAAACGGCGCGGGGGCGGCCTTCTTCCTGTCCGCCGCAGGTGCGCTTTCGCCGGACCTTGCATCGCTTCCAACTCCCGCGCCGGGAGAGGCGCTGCTTGCGGATGGTCGATTCATCGCCGCGCGTGCGGACGCGGACGCAGCTGCGCGGATCGTCTCCCGCATCCGGGAGATCCTGGGAGACGGGCTTTCCCCCGACCCGGTCGGTCCTGACTGGGGTCGCATTCTGGAAGAGTGCGGACTGAGTGTTTCCGATTTCCCCTTGTCCATCCCGTCTCACGCGGCGGATCTCATGGCGAACGCGCCCCGGATGCTGGCGGAGGAGTTTGCCGCGCCGGAGAAGAGCGCGCCCCCCGTCGACCCGGTGGATTTCCCGGGCGTGTCGTTCGTGCGTCCGGAGAGGGTTCGCCTTGCCGAAGGCGTGACGCTGGCGCCGGGCGTCGTGGTGGATGCGACGGACGGTCCGGTTTCGCTGGGTCCGGGCACTCGTGTCGGCGCGAATGCGGTGCTGACGGGTCCGGTCGGGATTGGTGCGGGGAGTGTCGTCAATCCGGCAGCGCGTCTCTTGCACGGGGTGGCGACCGGCCCGGCCTGCAAACTGGGCGGCGAAGTGGAGCAGTCCGTTCTTCTCGGGTACTCCAACAAGCAGCACGATGGTTTCCTCGGCCATTCGTATCTGGGGTGCTGGGTCAATCTGGGCGCCGCCACCGACACGAGCGACCTCAAGAATGACTACGGGGCGGTGAAGATCACGCTGTGTGGATCGCGCGTGGACACCGGGAGTCGCCATGTGGGGAGTATCATCGGAGATCACTCGAAGACGGGCATCCACACGATGCTGAACACCGGGACGGTCCTTGGCGTCTCCGCAAATGTGTTCGGCGCGGGGTATCCGCCCACCGAGATACCGTCCTTCGTGTGGGGTGGCCCCGGAGACTGGGCGGACTATCGGGTGGACAAGGCGCTTCAGGTGGCGGCGGTCGTGACGGCGCGGCGGGGCATCTCTTTCGGCAAGCCCGACGAAGAACTTCTCCGCCGCGTGCGGGACGAGACCGCGACGCCGCGAAAAGCCTGGCTGGAAGGCCGCGCACGGGAGGAATAA
- a CDS encoding choice-of-anchor B family protein: MTNFTSRATGPLCALVLLCAAILPAAAANFDSMVLLSRLDDYSAYNDVWGFVGNDGREYMIQGLTTGTAWWDIEDPVHPVFVRMIGGPSSTWRDMFVIGDHCYISTEGGGGIQIVDISDPTNPTLVNTYTDTVGSLHNIFGDPARNLIFGIGGYSNGANGGIQIFDVTDPVNIVEISQWNNRYLHDISLEGNIVHACLIYEGKLRLIDISDSTNPVNLGSAFNDPTGAVHASWPVGDGVHVLIAEETTGGHVKALDVSNPSAITQVGVHNPAPSASIHNIHVEGDLAYAAWYARGVRVLDVSDPSNLTEVGYWDTFPETDAGGVGPGNWGVYPHLPSGVIAANDRTYGMFLLRYDPTAGVMDGTVSSSDGGPAPGATVEFAELNFTDTTDATGTYTISSFAGAGKQLVFGGFGFSPDTMVVTVPPGGTVTTDVTLVKLPWGGVSGRVTNAGTGLGIEAAEVSLLGTPLLTETDAAGDYSFPDVPEGAYAVEARRYGFVPSTGLSTTIVAGSVASLDATLEPAPVFEDFSVASGWTVQNDAATTTGFWVFEEPFGTYQSGVPFQTETDHTLDPENKCAVTGNEATGSLGADDVDGGATKLLSPAYDLSAMTEPHVFYYRWYAVNAEEDEWTVELTLDGGASWALLESTPLMEAYWKPVDIDLTAFVSGPGAGSVQFRFTALDPDPGQLVEAALDDFTIYDASSSTGIPDLPPAPAMVPGLAQNAPNPFADETTVRFSVAREGPVELSVFDVRGARVAVLADGDFAAGSHEASWDGRSTGGRRAASGVYYYRLTTPGFVTTKSLVLLK; this comes from the coding sequence ATGACGAACTTCACTTCCCGGGCCACCGGCCCGTTGTGTGCCCTTGTGCTGTTGTGCGCCGCAATCCTGCCCGCCGCAGCCGCGAACTTTGACTCCATGGTGCTTCTCTCCCGCCTCGACGACTACTCCGCCTACAACGATGTGTGGGGGTTTGTGGGGAATGACGGGCGTGAGTACATGATCCAGGGACTGACGACCGGCACGGCCTGGTGGGACATTGAGGACCCGGTTCATCCGGTATTCGTGAGGATGATCGGCGGTCCCAGCAGCACCTGGCGTGACATGTTCGTCATTGGAGACCACTGCTACATCAGTACCGAGGGCGGGGGCGGCATCCAGATTGTGGACATCTCCGACCCGACGAATCCGACGCTCGTGAACACCTACACGGACACGGTCGGCAGCCTCCACAACATCTTCGGCGATCCCGCGCGGAATCTCATCTTCGGAATCGGCGGGTATTCGAACGGCGCAAATGGCGGGATTCAGATCTTTGACGTGACCGACCCCGTCAACATCGTGGAGATCAGCCAGTGGAACAACCGCTACCTCCACGACATTTCGCTGGAGGGAAACATCGTCCATGCCTGCCTGATCTACGAAGGCAAGCTTCGCCTCATCGACATCTCGGACTCCACGAACCCTGTGAACCTGGGGTCGGCATTCAACGATCCGACCGGGGCGGTCCACGCATCATGGCCGGTGGGCGATGGCGTGCATGTTCTGATCGCGGAGGAGACTACCGGCGGGCATGTGAAGGCTCTGGATGTCAGCAACCCGTCGGCGATCACGCAGGTCGGCGTTCACAACCCGGCGCCGAGTGCCTCCATCCATAACATCCATGTGGAAGGGGATCTTGCGTATGCGGCCTGGTATGCACGCGGCGTGCGTGTGCTGGATGTGTCGGATCCGTCCAACCTGACCGAAGTCGGATACTGGGACACTTTTCCGGAGACGGATGCCGGCGGCGTGGGTCCAGGAAACTGGGGCGTGTATCCGCACTTGCCCAGCGGCGTGATTGCGGCGAACGATCGCACCTACGGGATGTTCCTGTTGAGGTATGACCCGACCGCGGGAGTGATGGACGGCACCGTGTCATCCTCCGACGGCGGACCGGCCCCGGGCGCGACCGTGGAGTTCGCGGAACTGAACTTCACCGACACGACGGACGCCACAGGCACCTACACGATCTCGTCCTTTGCCGGCGCAGGGAAGCAACTTGTGTTCGGCGGCTTCGGATTCTCGCCGGACACGATGGTGGTCACGGTTCCGCCGGGCGGAACCGTCACGACGGATGTGACGCTTGTGAAACTCCCGTGGGGGGGCGTCTCCGGGCGCGTCACGAATGCCGGAACCGGTCTGGGCATCGAGGCTGCGGAGGTGTCCCTTCTTGGGACGCCGCTGCTCACGGAAACAGACGCGGCGGGAGACTACTCCTTCCCGGATGTTCCGGAGGGAGCGTACGCGGTCGAAGCTCGGCGCTACGGATTCGTTCCGTCGACCGGGCTCTCCACGACGATTGTCGCCGGGAGCGTCGCCTCTCTGGACGCGACTCTTGAGCCTGCGCCGGTCTTCGAGGACTTCTCCGTGGCATCGGGATGGACCGTGCAGAATGACGCGGCGACGACCACCGGATTCTGGGTCTTTGAGGAACCGTTCGGCACCTACCAGAGCGGTGTCCCCTTCCAGACGGAGACGGACCATACGCTGGATCCGGAGAACAAGTGTGCCGTCACCGGGAACGAGGCCACTGGTTCGCTCGGCGCGGACGATGTAGACGGCGGCGCGACGAAGCTTCTCTCGCCGGCCTATGACCTGTCCGCCATGACGGAACCGCATGTGTTCTACTACCGGTGGTATGCGGTGAATGCGGAAGAGGACGAATGGACGGTGGAACTCACCCTCGACGGCGGGGCGAGTTGGGCCCTTCTTGAGAGCACGCCGCTGATGGAAGCGTACTGGAAGCCGGTCGATATTGACCTGACGGCGTTTGTCTCCGGCCCGGGCGCGGGCAGCGTGCAGTTTCGCTTCACGGCGCTGGATCCGGATCCCGGACAGCTTGTGGAAGCAGCCCTGGATGACTTCACGATCTACGATGCCTCTTCCAGCACCGGCATCCCGGATCTTCCCCCGGCCCCGGCGATGGTCCCGGGGCTTGCGCAGAATGCGCCGAACCCATTTGCCGATGAGACGACGGTTCGGTTCTCGGTTGCTCGGGAAGGCCCGGTGGAACTCTCCGTCTTCGATGTTCGTGGTGCACGCGTTGCGGTTCTGGCCGACGGAGACTTCGCCGCCGGTTCGCACGAAGCGTCCTGGGATGGCCGCAGCACGGGGGGTCGTCGCGCGGCCTCCGGTGTCTACTACTACCGACTCACGACTCCGGGGTTTGTGACCACGAAGTCACTGGTTCTCTTGAAGTAA
- a CDS encoding choice-of-anchor B family protein — MTATRIALWIACLAALILMPASAIAQQSSNVILHSQLDDYVQYNDVWGYTAPNGDEYALLGTTTGLSVVNVTAPASPYETGFLPGATSTWRDIKTYGSYAYVTNESSGGMAIVDLADPENPVHVGTYAGFNTAHNLYIDEARALCLIAGSNLSSGGVRILSLANPLSPAPVGNWETEYCHDVVSLGDRLYASAIYAARIYVVDISDPSSPSTIASQGNYPNAFTHNAWMTADNNFVMTTDETNGASCRMWDVSALPTITQASSYRPNPTTIPHNAHIDGNLAIISHYTIGVRIVDISDPYNIAEAGYYDTFPENDGGSFDGCWGVFPFFGSNPNLMAASDMSHGLLMLEYVANGGHVAGTVTQAGSPGTLIEGALVAVQETGVSTTTSVDGTYEIFDAAGSVNLSVSAFGYVSQVLPVTIVAGSVVTEDVALVPVSSGSVSGIVMDSALSPLPDATVEVLGTPLITMTDGSGAYSFPVVPEGMQTVRAWAFGSNAMDASANVVNGATLTLDFELEDAPVALDFEAGAAGWGASSTASKGKWALGNPEPTNGGQTQTGDDHTPAPGVNAWITGLLAGISVGWGDVDGGETVLTSDTYSLAGMQDVRVRYHRWYVSGYSTNPTTDFFTAEVSADGGGSWTVVENTDLANPSWEVVDFALEDFVAPSDLTRFRFTARDTGDGSITEAGIDDFTIYQVTAAPATGVAVLPGEAVDPDLEPAFPNPFRAGQNTTLRFTMPADGHLSAGVYDVAGRRVRLLRNGASDAGVHALRWDGRTDGGVPAPAGVYFVRTKTESTERSRKVLLLR, encoded by the coding sequence ATGACCGCGACCCGTATTGCACTCTGGATCGCCTGCCTGGCCGCGCTGATCTTGATGCCGGCGAGCGCGATTGCCCAGCAGTCGAGCAATGTGATCCTGCACTCCCAGCTCGACGATTATGTTCAGTACAACGATGTCTGGGGTTACACCGCGCCGAACGGGGACGAGTACGCACTTCTGGGTACGACCACGGGTCTGTCCGTGGTGAATGTGACGGCCCCGGCATCTCCCTATGAGACCGGGTTCCTTCCGGGAGCCACCTCGACCTGGCGCGACATCAAGACTTATGGAAGCTATGCGTATGTCACGAACGAATCGTCCGGCGGGATGGCGATCGTGGATCTTGCCGATCCGGAGAATCCTGTCCATGTGGGCACTTATGCGGGATTCAACACCGCACACAACCTCTACATCGATGAGGCGCGTGCGCTGTGCTTGATTGCGGGCTCGAACCTTTCTTCGGGCGGCGTTCGCATACTGAGCCTCGCGAATCCGCTCTCCCCCGCACCGGTCGGCAACTGGGAGACGGAGTACTGCCACGATGTGGTCTCTCTGGGGGACCGTCTGTACGCGAGCGCCATCTATGCGGCGCGGATTTATGTCGTGGACATTTCGGATCCGTCGTCGCCCTCCACGATTGCGTCGCAGGGCAACTATCCCAACGCATTCACGCACAACGCGTGGATGACGGCGGACAACAACTTCGTCATGACGACGGACGAAACCAACGGCGCGTCGTGCAGAATGTGGGATGTCTCCGCGCTGCCGACGATCACCCAGGCGTCCAGTTACCGTCCGAACCCGACCACGATTCCGCACAACGCACACATCGACGGGAATCTGGCGATCATCTCTCACTACACCATTGGTGTGCGGATTGTAGACATTTCGGATCCGTACAACATCGCGGAGGCGGGGTACTACGACACCTTCCCGGAGAACGACGGCGGGTCATTCGACGGTTGCTGGGGCGTGTTCCCGTTCTTCGGAAGCAACCCGAATCTCATGGCCGCCAGCGACATGTCGCACGGACTCCTGATGCTGGAGTATGTGGCGAACGGCGGGCATGTTGCCGGGACAGTGACGCAGGCGGGAAGCCCGGGCACGCTCATCGAGGGAGCCCTGGTGGCCGTGCAGGAGACGGGAGTCAGCACCACGACTTCCGTGGATGGCACCTACGAGATCTTCGACGCGGCCGGAAGCGTGAACCTCTCGGTGTCGGCGTTCGGGTATGTGAGTCAGGTTCTGCCGGTGACCATTGTGGCGGGGTCGGTGGTGACCGAAGATGTCGCGCTGGTTCCGGTCTCCTCCGGTTCCGTGTCCGGGATTGTGATGGATTCCGCCCTCTCCCCTCTCCCGGATGCGACAGTGGAGGTTCTCGGGACGCCACTCATCACCATGACCGACGGTTCCGGCGCGTATTCATTCCCCGTGGTCCCGGAGGGAATGCAGACGGTGCGTGCCTGGGCCTTCGGGTCGAATGCGATGGATGCGTCCGCGAATGTCGTCAATGGCGCGACGCTCACGCTGGACTTTGAGCTGGAGGACGCCCCGGTTGCGCTGGACTTTGAGGCCGGGGCAGCCGGATGGGGCGCCAGCAGTACGGCCAGCAAGGGAAAGTGGGCGCTCGGCAATCCGGAACCGACCAACGGCGGCCAGACGCAAACGGGCGACGACCACACTCCCGCCCCCGGGGTGAATGCGTGGATCACGGGCCTTCTGGCCGGGATCAGCGTCGGCTGGGGCGATGTGGACGGTGGCGAGACGGTCCTCACTTCGGACACCTACTCTCTGGCTGGAATGCAGGATGTGCGCGTTCGCTATCACCGGTGGTATGTGTCCGGATACTCCACGAACCCGACCACCGACTTCTTCACGGCGGAAGTTTCGGCGGACGGAGGCGGCAGCTGGACGGTGGTGGAGAACACGGACCTGGCCAACCCGTCGTGGGAAGTGGTGGACTTCGCGTTGGAGGACTTTGTGGCTCCGTCCGACCTGACGCGATTCCGCTTCACTGCGCGGGACACCGGGGACGGGTCCATTACGGAGGCGGGGATTGACGACTTTACGATCTATCAGGTGACGGCGGCGCCTGCTACAGGAGTGGCGGTGCTTCCCGGTGAGGCGGTAGATCCCGATCTGGAGCCCGCATTTCCGAACCCGTTCCGGGCCGGGCAGAACACGACGCTCCGGTTCACCATGCCAGCGGACGGGCACCTGTCCGCAGGGGTCTACGATGTGGCAGGGCGTCGGGTTCGCCTCCTTCGGAACGGGGCCTCGGACGCGGGAGTGCACGCGCTTCGCTGGGATGGACGAACCGACGGCGGAGTTCCGGCACCGGCCGGGGTGTACTTCGTGCGAACGAAGACCGAATCGACGGAACGATCCCGAAAAGTACTCCTCTTGAGGTAG
- a CDS encoding M15 family metallopeptidase, translating into MTITLAAVAALLLAVSPALCAPRAPTIFPEAAQPGEWLRFVVSGTVYSAPSFRSTVRESREAGTRMVALAEVEGDGVLWVQLSRVAFVPAAFLDRMPTDTGGDLPVGKEGMIAGRVLPPTYEPTDLVPLADSLKVAGTEKRKLHLRRGAAEAFTRMIAAADKDGIVIRIFSAWRGARHQASLYAAGLRRDPAQRSVAAPGRSEHHLGTTVDVATPGIPVLTDTLADAPAGRWIEAHAAEYGIVVSFSRERSAQRGMAFEPWHLRWIGNETVEDLW; encoded by the coding sequence ATGACCATCACGCTGGCGGCGGTTGCCGCATTGCTGCTTGCGGTCTCCCCCGCCCTTTGCGCTCCCCGCGCACCCACGATCTTCCCGGAGGCGGCCCAGCCGGGAGAGTGGCTGCGCTTCGTCGTGTCCGGAACCGTCTACTCGGCGCCCTCGTTTCGGAGCACCGTGCGCGAAAGCCGGGAGGCCGGCACGCGCATGGTGGCGCTCGCGGAGGTTGAGGGCGACGGCGTCCTGTGGGTCCAACTCTCCAGGGTAGCCTTTGTCCCGGCGGCGTTTCTCGACCGGATGCCGACCGATACCGGGGGCGATCTTCCAGTCGGGAAGGAAGGCATGATCGCCGGGCGCGTGCTGCCGCCCACTTATGAACCGACGGATCTTGTTCCTCTCGCGGATTCGCTCAAGGTCGCGGGAACCGAGAAGCGGAAGCTCCATCTCCGGCGCGGCGCGGCAGAGGCGTTTACTCGAATGATCGCGGCGGCGGACAAGGACGGGATTGTGATCCGGATCTTCTCCGCGTGGAGAGGCGCCCGCCATCAGGCGTCGCTTTACGCGGCGGGCCTCCGGCGGGATCCCGCGCAGCGATCGGTCGCTGCGCCCGGGCGAAGCGAACACCACCTGGGGACGACGGTGGATGTGGCTACCCCGGGAATCCCGGTCCTGACGGACACACTCGCGGATGCTCCGGCCGGGCGCTGGATCGAGGCCCATGCGGCCGAATACGGGATCGTCGTGAGCTTCTCGCGGGAGCGTTCGGCGCAAAGAGGCATGGCTTTCGAGCCGTGGCATCTGCGCTGGATCGGCAATGAGACGGTCGAGGATCTCTGGTAA
- a CDS encoding MarR family transcriptional regulator, protein MKTDLFHIVSRVDRLGERRDAYRRDLVRQHQVTPPLVVILRLLESVPGMTMVDMARRLGSSVPTVQSRFARLEDLGLIRRTRSRDDRRKVGTRLTRKGKSLLARVPMAGAGRILDALESGSVTPRSLRRMVANLEQVERLLFPDASGKQNGRKKTGVWMR, encoded by the coding sequence ATGAAAACAGACCTCTTTCATATCGTGTCCCGCGTGGACCGTCTTGGCGAGCGCCGAGACGCATACCGCAGGGACCTGGTGCGGCAGCATCAGGTGACGCCCCCGCTCGTGGTGATCCTGCGGCTTCTGGAGAGCGTTCCGGGAATGACCATGGTGGACATGGCGCGTCGGCTGGGATCGTCCGTACCCACGGTTCAGAGCCGCTTTGCCCGCCTGGAGGATTTGGGCCTGATCCGGAGAACCCGGAGCCGGGACGACCGGCGGAAGGTCGGGACCCGCCTCACGAGGAAGGGGAAGTCGCTCCTGGCGCGGGTCCCCATGGCGGGGGCCGGACGAATCCTGGACGCGCTGGAAAGCGGGTCGGTGACTCCGCGTTCGCTGAGGCGAATGGTCGCAAACCTCGAACAGGTGGAACGACTTCTCTTTCCTGACGCGAGCGGGAAGCAGAACGGACGCAAGAAGACGGGAGTCTGGATGAGATAG
- a CDS encoding FlgD immunoglobulin-like domain containing protein, translated as MMRLPPVFASARSFSTLAPWLLALLFVTCALLPVSASAVSIRTDGLLEVDGEPFYPLGLVELATYRYEDWNDRIRRSRANIVWDIEIAYADTTPSCADIADSAAATGYYIMLGSGDTWNWDDLSTPELEVDQNMYEPALLDAAVQCLDSRGVGPLVVANRDEPVWTLSRNKLGDIDRAHIYDTYDQLKSVLPDRPVAMNFAPVHLSGDRDLWKADVSTYMDATDIVMYAAYPFPGGEGTCSSYNVIDFPACRLDRLPVTADIFLGELNQAGQPLWVIVQAFKNIPLKEARWQAYTSVVHGATGIFWAGWSWTHFLGGGPPTWPVVEQVMGEVSDLYDVLLSEDEAGAWSEEPAVEVRAKRGPDGMVTLFAVARNGFVGSARIHLPNAGVGGVTVLNEDRTLPMSNRTLVDDFDGYEAHVYRYRARMSSQGGSTSVPDGVLFPADRFRMVVAPNPATGPARARFHLPRAGTVLFTVYDASGRRVAVPGRGSFAAGEGEFYWNGRDFSGQPVSPGVYFLSGRTSAGEEATARIVLRR; from the coding sequence ATGATGCGGCTTCCCCCCGTGTTCGCATCGGCCCGGTCCTTTTCGACCTTGGCGCCGTGGCTGCTGGCCCTTTTGTTCGTAACCTGCGCCCTCCTTCCCGTGTCGGCTTCGGCGGTCTCCATTCGCACGGACGGGCTTCTGGAGGTGGACGGCGAGCCGTTCTACCCGCTGGGTCTTGTGGAGCTGGCGACCTATCGCTACGAAGACTGGAACGATCGCATTCGCCGGTCCCGGGCAAACATCGTCTGGGACATTGAGATTGCGTATGCGGACACCACTCCATCGTGTGCGGACATCGCGGACTCGGCTGCGGCGACGGGGTACTACATCATGCTGGGGTCGGGAGATACCTGGAACTGGGACGATCTCTCCACGCCCGAGCTTGAGGTCGATCAGAATATGTACGAACCCGCACTTCTGGACGCGGCTGTGCAGTGTCTGGATTCGCGTGGCGTGGGACCGCTTGTGGTGGCAAACCGGGACGAGCCCGTCTGGACGCTTTCACGGAACAAGCTCGGCGACATCGACCGCGCGCACATTTACGACACCTACGACCAGCTGAAGAGCGTTCTGCCGGATCGACCCGTGGCAATGAACTTCGCCCCGGTTCACCTCTCCGGAGACCGGGATTTGTGGAAGGCCGATGTGAGTACGTACATGGATGCGACCGACATTGTGATGTATGCCGCGTACCCGTTCCCGGGAGGGGAGGGGACATGCAGTTCGTACAATGTCATTGATTTTCCCGCGTGCAGACTCGACCGGCTGCCGGTGACGGCGGACATCTTCCTCGGCGAACTCAATCAGGCGGGTCAGCCGCTCTGGGTGATCGTGCAGGCGTTCAAGAATATCCCGCTGAAGGAGGCCCGGTGGCAGGCGTACACCTCGGTTGTTCACGGGGCGACGGGGATTTTCTGGGCGGGCTGGTCCTGGACTCACTTCCTGGGTGGGGGGCCGCCCACATGGCCGGTGGTGGAGCAGGTGATGGGTGAGGTCAGCGACCTGTACGATGTGCTCCTCTCCGAAGATGAAGCCGGAGCGTGGAGTGAGGAACCGGCGGTGGAAGTGCGAGCCAAGCGCGGTCCCGACGGAATGGTCACGCTCTTTGCGGTGGCCCGGAACGGTTTTGTGGGGTCGGCGCGGATCCACCTTCCGAATGCGGGGGTCGGTGGGGTGACGGTCCTGAATGAAGACCGGACGCTCCCCATGTCCAATCGCACGCTGGTCGATGATTTCGACGGCTACGAGGCGCATGTCTACAGGTACCGGGCGCGGATGTCCAGCCAGGGCGGATCGACTTCTGTCCCGGATGGTGTTCTCTTTCCGGCGGATCGATTCCGAATGGTGGTTGCGCCCAACCCCGCGACGGGGCCGGCTCGAGCACGGTTTCACCTTCCGCGAGCGGGGACGGTTCTCTTCACGGTGTACGATGCCTCCGGTCGTCGGGTTGCGGTCCCGGGCCGCGGGTCGTTTGCCGCAGGCGAGGGGGAGTTCTACTGGAACGGCCGGGATTTCTCCGGCCAGCCCGTCTCACCCGGCGTGTACTTCCTCAGCGGTCGGACTTCGGCCGGGGAAGAGGCCACGGCCAGGATCGTTCTGCGGCGCTAG